In the genome of Ktedonobacteraceae bacterium, one region contains:
- the lpdA gene encoding dihydrolipoyl dehydrogenase, whose translation MASTHYDIAIIGAGPGGYVAAIRAAQLGAKTAIVEKQYLGGTCLNVGCIPSKAMLHIAEVLHSMESLGELGINLPQPPTYDMRQGVAFKDKVVKRMTNGVGVLMKGNNVDVFEGLGTVDASRTVTVAMNDGSQQQFSADKIILANGSVPLMPPFPGIDGRNVINSDTCWNLPKTPESVICVGGGVIGVELACMFNALGSKVTIVEMLPNILAPVDEEIRKLLVRIFNRRGITIATNARVESVEDDGEMKKVNAATEKGQQNFSGEYVLMAVSRRANTWGLDRLMEQGLDNDRGRVRVNEKMETNLPGIYAIGDLVHGAGLAHVASMEGEVAADNAMGHAAKMNYDVVPNPIYTFPEIAFVGLTEAQAREKNSEVRVERFPWSANGKAVSMNETDGFTKVILGKYDEILGAHIIGPDATNLISEYSVAMRGELTADEIIETIHPHPTLSEGLREAVLAAEGRPIHIPPKQALARTR comes from the coding sequence ATGGCCAGTACACATTATGATATCGCGATAATTGGCGCGGGTCCGGGCGGCTATGTGGCGGCGATCCGGGCGGCGCAACTTGGCGCAAAAACAGCTATCGTCGAGAAGCAATACCTGGGGGGAACCTGCCTTAATGTTGGTTGTATTCCCTCTAAGGCCATGCTGCACATTGCCGAAGTGCTGCATTCGATGGAATCGTTGGGCGAGCTGGGCATCAATCTGCCACAGCCACCTACCTATGATATGCGCCAGGGAGTCGCTTTCAAAGACAAGGTGGTCAAACGCATGACCAACGGCGTCGGCGTGCTGATGAAAGGCAATAATGTTGATGTTTTCGAGGGATTGGGAACGGTTGATGCCTCGCGCACGGTGACGGTGGCGATGAACGATGGCTCGCAGCAGCAATTCAGCGCCGACAAAATCATCCTGGCGAACGGTTCGGTGCCGCTGATGCCGCCATTTCCTGGTATCGATGGACGCAATGTGATCAATAGCGATACTTGCTGGAATCTGCCCAAGACGCCTGAGAGTGTTATCTGTGTTGGCGGCGGCGTGATCGGCGTCGAGTTGGCCTGTATGTTCAACGCGTTGGGGTCGAAGGTGACGATTGTAGAGATGCTGCCCAACATCCTTGCGCCCGTTGATGAGGAGATACGCAAGCTACTTGTGCGCATCTTTAACCGTCGTGGTATCACTATCGCTACGAATGCGCGGGTCGAATCCGTCGAGGATGACGGCGAGATGAAAAAAGTGAATGCCGCCACTGAGAAGGGACAGCAGAACTTTAGCGGCGAATACGTGCTGATGGCCGTGAGCCGGCGGGCAAATACCTGGGGCCTGGATCGCCTGATGGAACAAGGGCTTGATAACGACCGCGGACGGGTGCGCGTGAATGAAAAGATGGAAACCAACCTTCCTGGCATCTACGCCATTGGCGACCTGGTGCATGGGGCAGGGCTGGCGCACGTGGCCTCGATGGAGGGCGAGGTCGCAGCGGATAATGCGATGGGACACGCGGCCAAAATGAATTACGACGTGGTTCCCAATCCCATCTACACCTTCCCTGAAATCGCCTTCGTTGGACTGACGGAGGCGCAGGCGCGCGAGAAAAACTCCGAGGTGCGCGTTGAACGCTTCCCGTGGAGCGCAAACGGCAAGGCGGTTTCGATGAATGAAACAGATGGATTTACCAAGGTTATCCTGGGGAAATATGATGAAATTCTGGGCGCGCACATCATCGGCCCTGACGCCACCAATTTGATCAGCGAGTATTCGGTGGCGATGCGCGGGGAGCTGACTGCCGATGAAATCATCGAGACCATTCATCCGCATCCGACGCTGTCCGAGGGCCTGCGTGAAGCGGTACTGGCGGCAGAGGGTCGCCCGATTCACATTCCGCCGAAGCAGGCGCTGGCACGAACGAGGTAG
- a CDS encoding alcohol dehydrogenase catalytic domain-containing protein gives MRAVIYHAYDDIRVENRPVPTIADTELLVRVHGCGLCGSDILKIVKQAAPPVILGHELTGTIVECGKAVSNFSVGQRVIVAHHVPCGECHYCRHGNYSMCAAFKASNIDPCGFAEYIRVPARHVRHTTLLLPDSLSAEEGSFVEPLACCVRAVRRTPLVEGDSVVVMGLGSVGLLMLQAVKAISAANDRPVRVYGVDLLPERLRLARDLGADDAFLASPEEQGLRSAIDAYTDGRGADAIILAAPGQRPFMQALAAARRGGTLNIFAAHAGAVPVDLEHLYLQEVTITSTYSSSPEELRIALDLLASRKVRVDSLISHRLPLEQFAEGVRLMREREALKVYFEIGGINPSCQRC, from the coding sequence GTGAGAGCAGTCATTTACCACGCTTATGACGATATTCGCGTAGAAAACAGGCCGGTTCCAACGATAGCGGATACAGAATTGCTTGTGCGGGTACATGGCTGCGGCCTGTGCGGGTCCGACATTCTGAAGATCGTGAAACAGGCAGCGCCGCCGGTTATACTCGGCCACGAGCTGACGGGTACAATTGTCGAATGCGGCAAGGCGGTTTCCAATTTTTCGGTTGGGCAGCGTGTGATCGTTGCGCATCATGTTCCTTGCGGCGAATGCCATTATTGCCGGCATGGCAACTACTCAATGTGCGCGGCATTTAAAGCATCGAATATCGATCCGTGTGGGTTTGCTGAGTATATCCGAGTCCCGGCCCGGCATGTGCGGCATACAACCTTGCTACTGCCGGATTCGCTCAGTGCGGAAGAAGGCTCGTTTGTCGAACCGCTGGCATGCTGCGTGCGAGCAGTGAGGCGCACACCGCTGGTGGAGGGTGATAGTGTGGTTGTGATGGGACTTGGCTCCGTTGGACTGCTGATGCTGCAAGCCGTGAAAGCCATCAGCGCAGCGAACGACCGGCCGGTGCGAGTCTATGGCGTCGATCTTTTGCCTGAACGCTTGCGATTGGCCCGTGATCTTGGCGCAGATGATGCTTTCCTGGCGTCACCTGAAGAGCAAGGCTTACGGTCAGCAATAGATGCATATACGGATGGGCGCGGCGCGGATGCGATCATCCTCGCGGCGCCAGGCCAGCGTCCATTCATGCAGGCACTGGCGGCAGCGCGCAGGGGCGGCACTCTCAACATTTTTGCCGCGCATGCAGGAGCGGTTCCGGTTGACCTGGAACACCTGTATTTGCAGGAAGTCACTATCACGAGTACCTATTCTTCATCACCGGAAGAACTGCGCATCGCACTCGACCTGCTGGCGAGCCGGAAAGTACGGGTAGACAGTCTTATCAGCCACCGGTTGCCATTGGAGCAGTTCGCCGAAGGTGTCAGGTTGATGCGCGAGCGGGAAGCTCTGAAGGTATATTTTGAAATTGGTGGTATTAATCCATCCTGCCAACGCTGTTAG
- a CDS encoding PRC-barrel domain-containing protein, translated as MNGRNSFRKWTDLRGIAVTIPSEGKRAGTVEDFYFDPESNEVYALYVNVGVYGYRALTTNVISTIEHDAITIANDQMLINPAHDGRLPVLHKGHELLAFKVKDEKGKIVSTVSNIVLATYPPVALRVTMFELANGRTIDANGIAIYERDSIVLMPQVARRL; from the coding sequence ATGAATGGCAGGAACTCTTTTCGCAAATGGACGGATTTACGCGGTATAGCGGTCACCATTCCGAGCGAGGGAAAAAGAGCCGGAACGGTGGAAGATTTCTATTTTGATCCAGAGTCTAACGAGGTGTATGCGCTTTACGTCAATGTGGGTGTCTATGGATACCGCGCGCTGACCACAAATGTGATCAGTACGATAGAGCACGACGCGATTACCATTGCTAATGACCAGATGCTAATCAATCCGGCCCATGATGGGCGGTTGCCGGTGCTACATAAGGGACATGAGCTGCTCGCTTTCAAGGTGAAGGATGAGAAAGGCAAGATAGTGAGTACGGTCAGCAATATAGTGCTGGCAACCTACCCACCTGTGGCCTTGCGTGTGACTATGTTCGAGTTGGCCAACGGGCGTACAATTGATGCGAATGGCATAGCAATCTATGAGCGAGATAGCATTGTCTTGATGCCGCAGGTTGCCAGAAGACTGTAA
- a CDS encoding glycosyl hydrolase produces MNDLPSHGWDINNQHGWNSALAPDEQPTQRLRGFFVAADDQKTLHVELQDQQEESRSRPIPWLWYRARTRKVKLSIACGIALAAILFFAFVGAAFGRWNPVSTPLNRLTNSQVSQSPMATGTATSIAISIPRIEATPSAQATARATATPGGKPPTPNPNPNPGPSPGPQSSSVYYGVHLPDQYLSDLTAFEHDAQKAVSILMWYQQWGINNGYQYFQPSWMNEIRNHGSIPLVTWDPWNPAFGADQPQFALQNIINGNFDAYITKWALASKAWGHPYFLRFAHEMNGNWMPWSELVNGNKPGQFVQAWRHVHDIFTSLGVTNVTWVWSPNIDYSQSIPLREVYPGDAYVDWTAMDGYNWGNIGPHTWETFAQVFGQTYNDILSITSKPLMIAETASTEQDGNKAQWITDGFSNQLMHTFPLIRAVVWFNEDKETDWRIESSPSAQSAFAAAIQSNYYASNSFANLNASPIPAL; encoded by the coding sequence TTGAACGATCTGCCATCCCATGGATGGGATATCAACAATCAACACGGGTGGAATTCAGCGCTGGCGCCGGATGAACAACCTACGCAGAGACTGCGTGGCTTTTTCGTCGCGGCTGATGATCAGAAAACGCTGCATGTGGAGTTGCAAGATCAGCAGGAAGAGTCTAGATCGCGGCCTATCCCCTGGTTATGGTATCGAGCCAGGACGCGTAAGGTCAAGCTGAGCATTGCATGCGGAATAGCGCTGGCGGCTATACTCTTTTTCGCTTTTGTCGGCGCTGCATTCGGGAGATGGAACCCGGTTTCAACCCCGTTAAACAGGTTGACGAATTCACAGGTCTCACAAAGCCCGATGGCGACAGGAACTGCGACATCGATAGCGATTTCTATACCGCGTATAGAGGCGACTCCGAGCGCGCAGGCGACAGCGCGTGCAACGGCTACTCCAGGCGGGAAGCCACCTACGCCGAACCCGAATCCGAATCCTGGACCGAGTCCAGGCCCGCAGTCCTCGTCTGTCTATTATGGGGTGCATCTGCCCGACCAGTATCTCTCCGATTTGACGGCTTTTGAACATGATGCCCAGAAAGCGGTCTCGATCCTGATGTGGTACCAACAATGGGGCATCAACAATGGCTATCAATATTTTCAACCGAGTTGGATGAATGAGATACGCAATCATGGGTCTATTCCACTGGTGACCTGGGATCCCTGGAATCCGGCATTTGGTGCCGATCAGCCGCAATTTGCCTTACAAAATATCATCAATGGCAATTTTGACGCGTATATCACGAAATGGGCGCTGGCCTCGAAAGCCTGGGGGCATCCGTACTTCTTACGTTTTGCGCATGAAATGAATGGGAACTGGATGCCGTGGTCGGAGCTGGTGAACGGAAATAAGCCGGGACAATTCGTGCAGGCGTGGAGACACGTGCATGATATCTTTACTTCCCTGGGCGTGACGAATGTAACGTGGGTGTGGAGTCCCAATATCGATTACTCGCAAAGTATCCCGCTGCGCGAAGTCTATCCAGGCGATGCATATGTCGATTGGACAGCGATGGATGGCTACAACTGGGGCAACATCGGCCCGCACACCTGGGAGACGTTCGCGCAAGTCTTCGGCCAGACCTATAATGATATCCTTAGCATCACTTCTAAACCTCTGATGATCGCTGAAACAGCTTCAACCGAGCAGGATGGGAATAAGGCGCAATGGATTACGGATGGCTTCTCCAACCAGTTGATGCACACGTTTCCGCTGATTCGCGCGGTGGTGTGGTTCAATGAGGATAAGGAGACGGATTGGCGCATCGAGTCCTCGCCTTCGGCGCAGAGCGCTTTCGCCGCTGCCATCCAGTCGAATTATTATGCATCTAATAGCTTTGCGAATCTGAATGCGTCGCCTATTCCGGCATTATGA
- a CDS encoding DUF202 domain-containing protein — MTQKQEIVNTTEKQDTLVKHNAPSKRVSDHLANERTFLAWLRTGLATIAFGFVVERFGLLLRELGLKGNTASVIPAHYSSIFGVTLTFLGVIMMVVALLNFLHNRRSIDKEDFHPHVGFAVLLTIIASLIGVLLAIYLLLTG, encoded by the coding sequence ATGACGCAAAAACAGGAAATCGTCAATACAACTGAAAAGCAGGATACGCTCGTAAAGCATAACGCCCCGAGCAAGCGGGTCAGCGATCATCTTGCCAACGAGCGCACATTTCTGGCCTGGCTGCGTACCGGCCTGGCGACGATAGCCTTTGGCTTTGTAGTGGAGCGCTTTGGTCTGCTGCTGCGAGAACTCGGTTTAAAAGGCAACACTGCCTCGGTTATCCCTGCCCATTACTCCTCGATATTCGGCGTGACGCTTACCTTTCTTGGCGTCATCATGATGGTTGTAGCGCTATTGAATTTTCTACATAATCGCCGCTCCATCGATAAAGAGGATTTCCATCCCCACGTGGGTTTTGCGGTTTTGCTGACCATCATCGCCAGCCTCATAGGCGTGCTACTGGCCATCTACCTGCTACTAACAGGGTGA
- a CDS encoding carbohydrate ABC transporter permease gives MSTEVPVTTGQTDAAAIATKASLTSEKSQARGGYLHGWSGTVLTVIVVLIGVLWSIPTFGLFVASFLPPQLITSIGWWQGLVQGNFTIQNYQNVIQANGMGQAFINSLIISIPGTIFPMLLGAFAAYAFAWMKFPGRDWLFFGVVALLVVPSQIALGPMYTLFSAIGLTGTYFGVWIAHTAFGLPFAVFLLRNFFAALPKDLMESAHIDGASTWRVFWTIVLPLSVPALASLAIFQFMWVWNDLLVALIFLGGSPSVAPITLAVAEQVGTYGQNYQILTAAAFLSMALPLIVFFSMQRYFVRGILAGSVKG, from the coding sequence ATGAGTACAGAAGTTCCCGTCACAACAGGACAGACTGATGCAGCGGCGATAGCAACAAAGGCATCGCTTACAAGCGAAAAGTCTCAGGCCAGAGGCGGTTACCTGCACGGCTGGTCTGGAACCGTCCTCACGGTCATCGTGGTACTGATCGGCGTCCTCTGGTCGATTCCCACTTTCGGCCTCTTCGTCGCGTCGTTCCTCCCGCCTCAATTGATCACAAGCATAGGCTGGTGGCAGGGTCTGGTGCAGGGGAACTTTACCATCCAAAACTATCAAAACGTCATTCAGGCCAACGGCATGGGTCAGGCTTTCATCAATAGCCTGATCATCTCCATACCCGGCACCATCTTTCCCATGCTGCTCGGCGCTTTTGCCGCCTACGCCTTCGCCTGGATGAAATTTCCGGGACGCGACTGGCTGTTCTTCGGTGTGGTAGCATTGCTGGTCGTTCCTTCGCAGATCGCCTTAGGCCCGATGTACACGCTGTTCTCCGCTATCGGATTGACCGGCACCTACTTTGGAGTCTGGATAGCGCACACCGCCTTTGGCCTGCCTTTCGCCGTCTTCCTGCTGCGCAACTTCTTCGCCGCCTTGCCCAAAGACCTGATGGAGTCAGCGCATATCGATGGCGCCTCCACCTGGCGCGTCTTCTGGACCATCGTCCTGCCCCTGTCGGTACCGGCGCTGGCATCGCTGGCCATCTTCCAGTTTATGTGGGTCTGGAACGACCTGCTCGTCGCCCTCATCTTCCTGGGCGGCAGCCCGAGCGTCGCCCCCATCACGCTGGCAGTGGCCGAGCAGGTTGGCACCTACGGCCAGAACTACCAGATTCTGACCGCCGCTGCCTTCCTCTCCATGGCGCTGCCATTGATCGTCTTCTTCTCGATGCAGCGCTACTTCGTCCGCGGCATCCTGGCCGGCTCGGTCAAGGGATGA